GCTGTATCCGAGAGGTCCCATGATCTCCACGGCCTTCTGCGTGATCTTTGTCACCACATCGCCCGCGCGCACCTTGCTCATGGAAGATTCCAGCGCGTTGGGTTTATTGTTATCCGCCATCCAGACCGCCTTCAGGACCAATAACCAGGCTGAGCGCAATTGGATCTCCATGTCGATCACATCTTTTTCGACCGAGGTCAGCTTGTTCCGCGGCATTCCATAGCGGATCTGCACTCCGTTCTCCATCAATTTCTCTTTGAGGAATTCGAGCGCGGCTCTTGCCACGCCCAAACCGGATGCCGCCACGAGGGGCCGGGTCGCATCGAAGGTTGCCATTGCCCCTTTGAATCCGGTCGTCGTCTTTTCAACGGTCGGTTTGCCGAGCAGGTTTTCGAATGGAACCCGCGCATCTACAAGCGAGATCGAAGTCGTATCGCTTGCGCGGATACCGAGTTTATGCTCAAGCTTGGTTACCTTCACGCCGGGCGTTCCCGCTTCGACGACGAACGCGCGCATCCCCGCCCGTCCAGCTGAAGGATCGATGCTCGCCCAAACCACGATGAATCCCTTGCCGAATTTTTCATACTCGTTGAAGGATTTATCTCCCGCCGTGACGAAGATCTTCTCTCCGTTGATCACCCATTCGTTGGTCTTTTCATCCAGCACGGCGCGCGCGCGAATGGCGGAAGTATCGGAACCCGCTCCCGGCTCGGTCATGCACATCGCGGCGAAGGTCGGCTTCTCTTCATTGAAACGGGTGAGGAACTTGGCTTTTTGCTCCGGGGAGCCAGCCGCAACAACAGCCGCAGCCCCCAATCCGCCGCCCGGTGTGACAAGATAAAAACCCACATCGCCCCAGGAAAGCATTTCGATCTGCGCCGCCAGTCGCTGATAACCAATGGGCGGACGCTTTTCCGCGCCTTCTTTCGGCTTACCTTCCGTGACAGTCAAGCCTCCGCC
This portion of the Anaerolineales bacterium genome encodes:
- a CDS encoding acyl-CoA dehydrogenase family protein, with translation MTIEFEAPKPIVQMQTMLQTVAENMMRSVSREFDENEHAIPWDYVEFMHTAMKAAGGGGGLTVTEGKPKEGAEKRPPIGYQRLAAQIEMLSWGDVGFYLVTPGGGLGAAAVVAAGSPEQKAKFLTRFNEEKPTFAAMCMTEPGAGSDTSAIRARAVLDEKTNEWVINGEKIFVTAGDKSFNEYEKFGKGFIVVWASIDPSAGRAGMRAFVVEAGTPGVKVTKLEHKLGIRASDTTSISLVDARVPFENLLGKPTVEKTTTGFKGAMATFDATRPLVAASGLGVARAALEFLKEKLMENGVQIRYGMPRNKLTSVEKDVIDMEIQLRSAWLLVLKAVWMADNNKPNALESSMSKVRAGDVVTKITQKAVEIMGPLGYSREFLLEKWFRDAKITDIYEGTGQINRLVVARQILGYSGSELR